A genome region from Bradyrhizobium commune includes the following:
- a CDS encoding DUF3606 domain-containing protein, with protein sequence MADNKAKRGGADRALIALTERYEVAYWSKKFKVTPAKLKYAVKKVGHSARKVEAYIKLQKHRAADKKLIALSEPYEVRYWSKKFKITPAKLKTAVATAGHSSKKVEAYLTAQKAAKKKKAVKKMKKAAKKKKAASGKKAS encoded by the coding sequence ATGGCCGACAACAAGGCAAAGCGGGGCGGCGCGGATCGCGCGCTGATCGCACTCACCGAGAGGTACGAAGTCGCCTACTGGTCGAAGAAGTTCAAGGTGACCCCGGCGAAGCTGAAATACGCCGTCAAGAAGGTCGGTCATTCCGCACGCAAGGTCGAAGCGTACATCAAGCTCCAGAAGCACCGCGCCGCCGACAAGAAGCTGATCGCGCTGAGCGAGCCCTATGAGGTCCGCTACTGGTCGAAGAAATTCAAGATCACGCCGGCCAAGCTGAAGACCGCCGTCGCCACAGCCGGCCATTCCTCGAAAAAGGTCGAGGCCTATCTGACGGCCCAGAAGGCCGCGAAGAAGAAAAAGGCGGTCAAGAAGATGAAGAAGGCCGCAAAGAAAAAGAAGGCCGCCTCGGGGAAGAAGGCCAGCTAG
- a CDS encoding ABC transporter substrate-binding protein: MKRREFITLASGTLVWPLAARAQPAKRIARIGLFLPPPRNLEVEAFLGGLRDLGWVEGENVHVEYRDAGGDDGRLPALAAELVALDIDVLVTATFPGIIAAHRATTKIPIVMIVGPDLVTIGLASSMAHPGGNITGQTFFLTELGAKRLEVLAGIAPSMTRAGVLMQRGNPLNTGTMSAMTTAALALKVELRPIEVDIPGDLESALSAVGSTAMDGLVITDANAFVANSSLVAALVDRCRVPSIAAPIVASRWGALAGYGVDFTAMFRRAPVFVDRILKGANPADLPIEQPTQFKTVINLKTARALSIEIPQSLLVRADEVIE; encoded by the coding sequence ATGAAGCGACGCGAATTCATCACGCTGGCGAGTGGGACATTGGTATGGCCATTGGCAGCGCGTGCTCAGCCAGCGAAGCGAATCGCGCGGATCGGCCTTTTCCTCCCCCCACCCCGAAATCTGGAAGTAGAGGCGTTCCTCGGGGGGCTTCGCGATCTGGGTTGGGTTGAGGGCGAGAACGTTCATGTTGAATATCGTGACGCTGGCGGTGACGACGGTCGGCTGCCTGCGCTGGCGGCAGAACTGGTCGCCCTCGATATCGACGTCCTCGTGACGGCGACATTTCCCGGGATTATCGCCGCGCACCGCGCGACGACGAAAATTCCGATCGTGATGATCGTAGGCCCCGATCTGGTGACCATAGGCCTTGCCAGCAGCATGGCTCATCCCGGCGGTAACATAACGGGGCAGACCTTCTTTCTCACAGAATTAGGAGCCAAGCGGTTAGAGGTCCTTGCAGGCATAGCTCCGTCGATGACCCGGGCAGGGGTCCTCATGCAACGAGGCAACCCCTTGAACACCGGCACAATGAGCGCCATGACGACCGCCGCGCTGGCATTGAAGGTAGAGCTGCGGCCGATCGAGGTTGACATCCCCGGCGACCTCGAAAGCGCGCTGTCCGCCGTGGGCTCCACCGCCATGGACGGCCTCGTGATCACGGACGCCAATGCATTTGTCGCCAACTCGTCGCTGGTCGCTGCGCTTGTTGACAGGTGCCGCGTGCCATCCATTGCCGCGCCCATTGTCGCTTCCCGCTGGGGCGCCCTGGCAGGCTACGGGGTGGACTTCACCGCCATGTTTCGTCGCGCCCCTGTTTTCGTCGACAGGATATTGAAGGGTGCCAACCCAGCCGACCTTCCGATTGAGCAGCCGACGCAGTTCAAGACGGTGATCAACCTGAAGACCGCAAGGGCGCTCAGCATCGAGATACCGCAGTCGTTATTGGTGCGTGCGGACGAGGTCATCGAATAG
- a CDS encoding GAF domain-containing protein: MARISKAGGKKTKTKARKASPAKGRKTAKTNGRKTRVAAPRKGRPIVELTKELDKALARQDATAEILKVISASPTDVKSVFDAICATAARLFNCDLTGVFWIEGASLTAITGAFADRLFERHEFAPDMPLAADHNFPAMAAVERRTVHVPNYLATQLPAHEQYISDRYGIKCGLYLPLLRNSECIGVFLLTASKPDHFSGQDIAVAESFRDQALIAIQNARLFNETKEALERQTAAADILRIISRSVAHAAPVFDTILESCQRLFNPYDAAVYLVEGDRVRGVARRGAGAGGWGADSMPLEGSSTGAAIAQRQPVHFPDLADKADLPEDKRAVVKAAGGMTVLYAPIISESRGVGSLVVTRRPRKPFTETEIEFIQSFADQAAIAIENARLFDEVQASTRGLSEALEQQTATSEVLAAISRSPSNLNPVLEAISDTAARLCGSEQTMFFRYDGNVFRILASWNFPPEVHEMLERRPLTPGHPSAIGRAGASLKPVCIPDVLADPDYGLTGEQSRARYRATLAVPLLREGRLIGALSLNRSEPGAFTEKQIELVATFADQAVIAIENVRLFDEVQAKTSDLEESLQQQIATADVLKVISRSAFDLQTVLETLARSAVELSSARRGTVFLRDGDVFRFRAASHPDLNEDWIRFMKANPLQAGRHSTIGRAIASARSVCTPDVEADPEIRMPTHLAGIRAVLAVPLLRDGKVEGVMAMSRQEPGEFTARQVELVETFADQAVIAIENTRLFNETKQALAYQTGSSNVLRVIASSPTDVEPVLKEIVESARELCEANDAVVLLRDAEHLRFSAHSGPIPVTIDKWPISRNWTAGRAFVDQKPVHVHDMLSGDGAEFPDARAMGQSTGSTIHTVLSVPLLRGNESIGAILLRRTEVRPFNDKQINLLSTFADQAVIAIQNARLFNETREALERQTATAEILKVIASSPDDVQPVFQAIAERSNHLVGGFATIVVSIVDDIVHLSAFTSTTPAADAALRAFYPRPLSGFSYSDAVRRGEIHRIVDAELELAAESDQLTMVRQRGWRSALWVPLLLEGEAIGVIGVTRVEPGPFADHHVDMLETFADQAVIAISNVKLFRQVQERTRDLEESLQQQTATSEVLQVISRSVFDLKTVLQTLLESAASLCDASICILFQSQGDLLHVGASYGGTPEFVEYLSNHPHRFDRATVAGRAAVERRTIHIPDIAADAEYGLPQSIKLGGWQSIIGVPLLRDGEVLGVLDLARPVAGPFTPRQIKLIETFADQAVIAIENARLFDEVQQRTKELAASLDDLRTAQDRLVQTEKLASLGQLTAGIAHEIKNPLNFVNNFAALSSELIDEMTEMFENPALDEAGRRKELDEIRELLKSNLEKVVQHGKRADSIVKNMLLHSREGSGEQRAVDINALLDESLNLAYHGARAEKPGFNITLQRDLDPDAGVVELFPQEITRALLNLISNGFYAASKREAENGEADFEPVLGAATKNLGNHIEIRIRDNGTGIPPEVKEKMFNPFFTTKPAGEGTGLGLSMSHDIIVKQHGGRIEVDTQPGQFTEFTIVLPRATSPANNRDDLSASSRKPM, from the coding sequence ATGGCGCGGATATCGAAGGCGGGCGGTAAGAAGACCAAGACGAAAGCCCGCAAGGCGAGTCCGGCAAAAGGCCGGAAGACCGCCAAGACTAACGGTCGGAAGACCCGTGTCGCCGCGCCGCGCAAGGGTCGGCCGATCGTCGAACTGACCAAAGAGCTAGACAAGGCGCTGGCCCGTCAAGACGCGACGGCAGAAATTCTGAAGGTCATCAGCGCTTCGCCCACCGACGTGAAGTCGGTATTCGACGCCATCTGCGCTACAGCGGCGCGATTGTTCAACTGCGACCTGACGGGCGTGTTCTGGATAGAAGGCGCCTCGCTGACAGCTATCACCGGGGCGTTTGCGGACAGGCTGTTTGAACGACACGAATTCGCACCTGATATGCCGCTGGCAGCGGATCACAATTTTCCGGCCATGGCGGCCGTCGAAAGGCGGACAGTGCATGTCCCCAACTACCTGGCGACCCAGCTGCCCGCTCACGAGCAATACATCTCGGATCGCTACGGCATCAAATGCGGCCTTTATCTGCCCTTGCTGCGCAACAGCGAATGCATCGGCGTCTTCCTGCTGACGGCGAGCAAGCCCGATCACTTCAGCGGGCAAGACATCGCGGTCGCGGAGTCGTTCCGCGATCAGGCCTTGATCGCGATCCAGAACGCGCGGCTGTTCAACGAGACCAAGGAGGCGTTGGAGCGGCAGACCGCGGCCGCAGACATTCTGAGGATCATCAGCCGTTCGGTCGCGCACGCGGCGCCGGTCTTCGACACGATCCTCGAATCCTGCCAGCGCCTGTTCAATCCTTACGATGCGGCCGTCTACCTGGTCGAAGGCGACAGGGTGAGGGGCGTCGCGCGGCGCGGCGCTGGAGCGGGGGGCTGGGGAGCAGATTCGATGCCGCTCGAGGGAAGTTCGACCGGCGCGGCGATCGCACAGCGGCAACCGGTCCACTTTCCCGATCTCGCCGACAAGGCCGACCTGCCGGAGGACAAAAGGGCAGTTGTGAAAGCGGCCGGCGGCATGACGGTGCTCTACGCTCCAATTATCTCCGAATCTCGCGGTGTCGGCTCCCTCGTCGTCACGCGCCGGCCCAGGAAGCCATTTACCGAGACCGAGATCGAATTCATTCAGAGCTTTGCCGATCAGGCCGCCATCGCCATCGAGAACGCGCGGCTGTTCGATGAGGTGCAGGCCAGCACGCGCGGCCTCAGCGAGGCACTGGAGCAGCAGACTGCGACCAGCGAAGTCCTTGCGGCCATCAGCCGTTCGCCTTCGAATCTCAATCCCGTGCTTGAGGCCATCTCGGATACCGCGGCGCGGCTGTGCGGATCCGAGCAGACGATGTTCTTTCGCTACGATGGCAACGTGTTCCGCATCCTTGCCAGCTGGAACTTCCCCCCCGAAGTTCATGAAATGCTCGAACGCCGCCCGTTGACGCCCGGCCATCCCTCCGCGATCGGACGCGCGGGAGCCTCCCTGAAACCAGTCTGCATTCCGGATGTGCTGGCCGATCCGGATTATGGCCTGACCGGCGAGCAGAGCCGCGCACGCTATCGCGCGACGCTTGCGGTGCCGCTGTTGCGTGAAGGCCGGCTGATCGGCGCGCTATCGCTGAATCGCAGCGAGCCCGGTGCCTTTACCGAGAAGCAGATTGAACTGGTCGCGACCTTCGCCGACCAGGCGGTGATCGCGATCGAAAATGTCCGCCTGTTCGACGAGGTTCAGGCCAAGACCAGCGACCTTGAAGAATCCCTGCAACAGCAGATCGCGACCGCCGACGTTCTCAAGGTCATCAGCCGGTCGGCCTTCGATCTTCAGACGGTGCTCGAGACCCTGGCCCGCTCGGCCGTCGAACTCAGTTCGGCACGGCGGGGGACCGTATTTCTGAGAGACGGAGACGTGTTCCGTTTCCGGGCGGCATCGCATCCAGATCTCAATGAGGACTGGATCCGGTTCATGAAAGCCAATCCGCTGCAGGCCGGCCGCCATTCGACCATCGGCCGCGCCATTGCGTCGGCGCGGAGCGTCTGTACCCCCGACGTTGAGGCCGATCCTGAGATCAGGATGCCGACCCATCTGGCCGGCATCCGCGCCGTGCTCGCGGTCCCGCTTTTGCGCGACGGGAAAGTCGAGGGGGTGATGGCGATGTCGCGGCAGGAACCGGGGGAATTCACGGCAAGGCAGGTCGAGCTGGTCGAGACCTTCGCCGACCAAGCCGTGATCGCCATCGAGAATACGCGGCTGTTCAACGAGACCAAGCAGGCACTGGCCTACCAGACCGGGAGCAGCAATGTTCTGAGGGTGATCGCCTCTTCGCCCACCGATGTCGAACCGGTTCTCAAAGAGATCGTCGAAAGCGCGCGAGAGCTTTGCGAAGCCAACGATGCAGTCGTGCTGTTGCGGGACGCAGAACATCTCCGCTTCAGCGCGCATTCCGGTCCCATTCCCGTAACGATCGACAAATGGCCGATCAGCCGCAATTGGACCGCTGGACGCGCCTTTGTGGACCAAAAGCCTGTCCATGTTCACGACATGCTATCCGGGGACGGCGCGGAGTTTCCGGACGCCAGAGCCATGGGCCAAAGCACAGGCTCGACCATTCATACCGTTCTGTCCGTGCCCTTGCTGCGTGGGAACGAGAGTATCGGCGCGATCCTGCTGCGCCGCACCGAAGTGCGTCCGTTCAACGACAAGCAAATCAACCTGCTGTCGACCTTCGCCGACCAGGCGGTGATCGCAATCCAGAACGCGCGGCTGTTCAACGAGACCCGGGAGGCGCTGGAGCGGCAAACCGCGACTGCGGAAATCCTGAAGGTCATCGCCAGTTCGCCCGATGACGTGCAGCCCGTCTTCCAGGCCATTGCCGAGCGCTCCAATCACCTTGTCGGCGGATTTGCGACGATCGTCGTGAGCATTGTCGATGATATCGTTCACTTGTCGGCGTTTACGTCGACGACGCCTGCGGCCGATGCGGCGCTCAGGGCTTTCTATCCCCGGCCATTGTCGGGCTTCAGTTATAGCGATGCTGTCCGCCGGGGCGAGATCCACAGGATTGTCGACGCCGAACTAGAACTTGCCGCTGAATCCGATCAGTTGACGATGGTGCGCCAGCGGGGATGGCGCAGCGCGTTGTGGGTCCCGCTGCTGCTCGAAGGCGAGGCCATCGGCGTCATCGGAGTCACGCGGGTCGAGCCGGGTCCCTTCGCCGATCATCATGTCGATATGCTGGAGACCTTCGCCGACCAGGCGGTGATCGCCATTTCCAATGTGAAATTGTTCAGACAAGTTCAGGAGCGGACCCGCGACCTCGAAGAGTCACTGCAGCAGCAGACCGCGACGTCGGAGGTGCTGCAGGTGATCAGCCGTTCGGTCTTCGATCTCAAGACGGTCCTGCAGACGCTTCTTGAATCCGCAGCCAGTCTCTGCGATGCGTCCATCTGCATTCTGTTCCAGTCGCAGGGCGACCTTCTCCATGTGGGCGCGAGTTACGGCGGCACGCCCGAATTCGTCGAATATCTGTCGAACCATCCGCATCGTTTCGATCGCGCTACGGTCGCCGGACGCGCCGCGGTCGAGCGTCGCACGATCCACATTCCCGACATCGCCGCCGATGCCGAATACGGGCTTCCCCAGTCCATAAAGCTCGGAGGCTGGCAGTCGATCATCGGCGTGCCGCTTCTGCGCGATGGCGAGGTGCTCGGCGTTCTCGATCTAGCTAGACCCGTCGCTGGGCCATTCACCCCGCGACAGATCAAACTGATCGAAACTTTCGCCGATCAGGCCGTGATCGCGATCGAGAATGCCCGCCTGTTCGACGAGGTGCAGCAGCGCACCAAAGAGCTTGCCGCTTCGCTCGACGACCTCCGCACCGCGCAGGATCGCCTGGTGCAGACGGAAAAGCTCGCCTCGCTCGGCCAGCTCACCGCCGGCATCGCCCACGAGATCAAGAACCCGCTCAATTTCGTCAATAACTTCGCGGCGTTGTCGAGCGAACTCATCGATGAGATGACCGAAATGTTTGAAAATCCGGCGCTCGACGAGGCCGGCCGACGAAAGGAACTGGATGAAATCCGCGAACTCCTGAAAAGCAATCTCGAAAAGGTCGTTCAGCACGGCAAGCGCGCCGATTCCATCGTCAAGAACATGCTGTTGCATTCCCGGGAAGGATCGGGTGAGCAGCGGGCGGTCGATATCAATGCGCTGTTGGACGAGAGCCTCAATCTCGCCTATCACGGCGCCCGCGCCGAGAAACCGGGTTTCAATATCACGCTGCAGCGCGACCTGGATCCGGACGCCGGCGTGGTAGAGCTGTTCCCGCAGGAAATCACCCGCGCCTTGCTCAATCTGATCTCGAACGGATTTTATGCCGCGAGCAAGCGTGAAGCCGAGAACGGTGAGGCGGATTTCGAGCCGGTGCTCGGCGCTGCCACCAAAAATCTCGGCAACCACATCGAGATACGCATCCGCGACAATGGTACCGGCATCCCGCCGGAGGTGAAGGAAAAAATGTTCAATCCGTTCTTCACGACCAAACCGGCCGGAGAAGGCACCGGGCTTGGTCTTTCGATGAGCCACGACATCATCGTGAAGCAACACGGCGGCAGGATAGAGGTGGATACGCAGCCCGGGCAATTCACCGAGTTCACGATTGTGTTGCCGCGGGCGACCAGCCCTGCAAACAACAGAGACGATCTCAGTGCGAGCTCGCGCAAACCGATGTGA
- a CDS encoding S53 family peptidase encodes MSPSATPHMVELPNSVHQLPTGSKALRRTSGQRWIELTLGVKRSADLPDLSDLDNKLPKARKYMTRDQLEGNYGSDPKALKSIEDFAKAHKLVVTRNEPAAARLGIAGTVDDISDAFGVTLFDYAHPHLGDFHARTGPVHVPAEVGDAITGVFGLNNHRVLRRSRHSAQSAKPDFASAVRHWFVPTELGAIYGFPQVDASKQCIGLLEFGGGVETPDVAAYFAKIGVPAPAVAVVAVDGVSTDPAGDPDSTGEVMLDVDVAGALGGGARIATYFSTFDEKGLVDCLAKVVSDSDNDPSVVSISWGWDENQAFNNAGVIWSPAAIDHCNHSFLAAAHLGITFCVSTGDDGSEAQMQDGRAHVNFPATSPYVLAVGGTTLHARKNAKKQVQITETVWNDGPGSGTGGGVSDVTPVPSWQKGIVPKSINPKHFAGRAIPDVAANADPATGYLTMSGGKLGIVGGTSASAPLWASLIARINAANGARSGNFNALLYSKFGPAGVLRDITVGNNDTDGLLGGQFKAGPGWDACTGWGVPDGAKLLTALQGGPTS; translated from the coding sequence ATGTCCCCTAGTGCAACACCCCACATGGTCGAACTTCCCAACAGCGTCCATCAACTGCCGACTGGCTCGAAGGCTCTGCGCCGCACCAGCGGCCAGCGCTGGATCGAGCTGACGCTCGGCGTGAAACGGTCCGCCGATCTGCCTGATCTGTCCGATCTGGACAACAAGCTGCCGAAAGCACGCAAATACATGACGCGCGACCAGCTTGAGGGCAATTATGGCTCCGATCCCAAGGCCCTCAAATCGATCGAAGATTTCGCCAAGGCGCACAAGCTCGTCGTCACGCGCAACGAGCCCGCCGCCGCGCGGCTCGGCATCGCCGGCACGGTCGACGATATCAGCGACGCCTTCGGCGTCACGCTGTTCGACTACGCCCATCCGCATCTCGGCGACTTCCACGCCCGCACCGGCCCCGTGCATGTTCCTGCCGAGGTCGGCGATGCCATCACCGGCGTGTTCGGCCTGAACAACCATCGTGTGCTGCGGCGCTCGCGCCATTCGGCACAGAGCGCCAAGCCGGATTTCGCCAGCGCGGTGCGACACTGGTTCGTTCCGACCGAGCTCGGCGCCATCTACGGATTCCCCCAGGTCGACGCCAGCAAGCAATGTATCGGCCTGCTCGAATTCGGCGGCGGCGTGGAGACGCCGGATGTCGCGGCCTATTTCGCCAAGATCGGCGTTCCCGCGCCGGCCGTTGCGGTTGTTGCGGTCGACGGTGTCTCGACCGATCCCGCCGGGGATCCGGACTCGACCGGCGAGGTGATGCTGGACGTCGATGTCGCCGGCGCGCTCGGAGGCGGCGCCAGGATCGCCACCTATTTCTCGACCTTCGACGAAAAGGGTCTGGTCGATTGCCTCGCCAAGGTCGTCAGCGATTCCGACAACGACCCCTCCGTCGTCTCGATCAGCTGGGGGTGGGATGAGAACCAGGCCTTCAACAATGCCGGCGTGATCTGGTCACCGGCGGCGATCGATCACTGCAACCACTCTTTCCTCGCGGCCGCGCATCTCGGCATCACCTTCTGCGTGTCCACCGGCGATGACGGCTCGGAAGCGCAGATGCAGGACGGCCGGGCCCATGTGAATTTCCCGGCCACCAGTCCCTATGTGCTGGCGGTCGGCGGAACGACCTTGCACGCGCGCAAGAACGCGAAGAAGCAGGTGCAGATCACCGAGACCGTCTGGAACGACGGGCCCGGCAGCGGCACCGGCGGCGGTGTCAGCGACGTCACGCCGGTTCCGAGCTGGCAGAAGGGCATCGTGCCGAAATCGATCAATCCCAAACACTTTGCCGGGCGCGCGATCCCGGACGTCGCCGCCAACGCCGATCCGGCCACGGGCTATCTGACGATGTCGGGCGGCAAGCTCGGCATCGTCGGCGGCACCAGCGCGTCCGCACCGCTGTGGGCGAGCCTGATCGCCCGGATCAACGCGGCAAACGGCGCGCGGTCCGGCAACTTCAATGCCCTGCTCTATTCCAAGTTCGGGCCTGCCGGCGTGCTGCGCGACATCACCGTGGGCAACAATGACACCGACGGTCTGCTCGGCGGGCAGTTCAAGGCGGGCCCGGGATGGGATGCCTGCACCGGCTGGGGCGTGCCTGACGGCGCAAAGCTCCTCACCGCGCTTCAGGGCGGGCCGACCAGTTAG
- a CDS encoding TetR/AcrR family transcriptional regulator, translated as MAIAIALSSKPRYVCDMPRKTDARARAIATAERLFRIQGYAATGLNQIIEESGSPKGSFYFHFPRGKTQLAEETIDPYLAKRAAAFRHVSANTTGDAPNFFSQIFAAIAAEMIADDFQYGCLMQNLANELSPLDTELTKRLALGFAHLTEIIAEHLRGCGFAPARASGSAAALVAAIEGGRTIARVERAPAIFGALADIFAKGARDLPPKKRTRSGTRSAASNGRGRVSAGRAGRQIARLRETE; from the coding sequence ATGGCGATCGCCATAGCGCTGTCAAGCAAGCCGCGGTATGTTTGCGACATGCCACGCAAAACTGACGCCCGCGCCCGCGCGATTGCCACCGCCGAACGACTGTTCCGCATCCAGGGCTACGCTGCGACTGGATTGAACCAGATCATTGAAGAAAGTGGCTCGCCAAAAGGATCGTTCTACTTTCACTTTCCGCGCGGCAAGACCCAGCTCGCAGAGGAAACAATCGATCCTTACCTTGCGAAGAGGGCTGCTGCGTTCCGGCATGTCTCAGCGAACACGACAGGCGACGCTCCGAATTTTTTCAGTCAGATTTTTGCGGCCATCGCGGCCGAAATGATTGCCGACGACTTCCAGTATGGATGTCTCATGCAAAATCTGGCGAATGAGCTGTCCCCGCTGGACACTGAGCTGACCAAACGGCTGGCACTCGGATTTGCTCATCTGACCGAGATTATTGCAGAGCATCTTAGGGGGTGCGGTTTCGCTCCCGCGCGCGCATCCGGTAGCGCAGCCGCATTGGTCGCTGCCATCGAAGGCGGACGAACGATTGCCCGTGTGGAACGCGCGCCGGCCATATTTGGGGCGCTGGCGGATATCTTTGCCAAAGGAGCCCGTGATCTTCCGCCGAAGAAGCGGACGCGTTCAGGGACGCGATCGGCCGCGTCGAACGGACGCGGCCGGGTCTCTGCGGGTCGCGCAGGCAGGCAAATCGCCCGCCTGCGCGAGACCGAATAG
- a CDS encoding DUF1993 domain-containing protein, whose protein sequence is MSLSMYDAAVPGMVRSLKNLDAILDKAVAYSERKKVDPTVLVGSRLAIDMLPFSTQIHRATETARGGAARLAQVEIPSFPDEDKTVADLKNRLARTIAFLESVPTEKFTGAEDRTVTQKLAGKDMTFPAKQYLFGFLIPNFYFHVTTAYAILRHNGVEIGKIDFLRGI, encoded by the coding sequence TTGTCCCTGTCCATGTACGACGCCGCCGTTCCCGGCATGGTGCGCTCGCTGAAGAATCTCGACGCCATCCTCGACAAGGCAGTGGCCTATTCCGAGCGCAAGAAGGTGGACCCGACCGTCCTGGTGGGCAGCCGGTTGGCCATCGACATGCTGCCCTTCTCGACCCAGATCCATCGCGCCACGGAAACAGCGAGGGGCGGCGCGGCGCGCCTGGCCCAGGTGGAGATCCCGAGCTTCCCCGACGAGGACAAGACCGTGGCGGACCTGAAGAACCGCCTCGCCAGGACCATCGCCTTCCTGGAGAGCGTGCCGACGGAGAAGTTCACGGGGGCCGAGGACCGCACCGTCACCCAGAAGCTCGCCGGCAAGGACATGACCTTCCCCGCCAAGCAGTATCTGTTCGGCTTTCTGATCCCGAATTTCTACTTCCACGTGACCACCGCCTACGCGATCCTGCGCCACAACGGGGTGGAGATCGGCAAGATAGACTTTCTCCGCGGCATCTGA
- a CDS encoding DUF3303 domain-containing protein has protein sequence MKYMLEYTVRTAGLSHDQNFAGSQSLLTAFSKWKPEEEKGLTIHAFVANLAGRGGYVLVEADDPKIITTFVSKYNFWNDITVVPVIDIGESVPINASSLAWAQSASRS, from the coding sequence ATGAAATACATGCTTGAGTACACCGTACGCACAGCAGGTCTTTCCCATGACCAAAACTTTGCGGGGTCGCAGTCGCTTCTCACCGCGTTCAGTAAATGGAAGCCAGAAGAAGAGAAGGGTTTGACGATCCACGCCTTCGTTGCAAACTTGGCCGGACGGGGCGGTTATGTCCTGGTCGAAGCCGACGATCCCAAGATCATCACCACATTCGTTTCGAAGTACAACTTCTGGAATGACATCACTGTCGTTCCTGTCATCGATATTGGCGAGTCGGTACCGATAAACGCGAGTTCACTCGCGTGGGCGCAGAGCGCGTCTAGGAGCTGA
- a CDS encoding PAS domain-containing protein, with product MGTLICLRNWSDTGLGPVSGWPQSLKTTVGILLRSPLPIVLLWGPDGVMIYNDAYSDFAGGRHPLLFGSKVREGWPEVADFNDNVMKVGLSGGTLSYRDQELTLHRKGFPEQVWMNLDYSPVLDENGRPAGVLAIVVETTQRVLTERALAKMEERLRQALNASGMVGTFDWHVQSDTFFADAQFAEMFSVDPAKGDKGAPLAEYLAGIHPEDAERVANAVNRAVTTGGSYVQEYRLLRKDGSIRWVEARGECLSDQDGGSSRFVGVVVDITSQKNAQERQRLLAREADHRVKNIFANFHSMISLSARSARTPKEMAEALRGRLDALLRAKDLIRPGIMGTEHASKHTTVDALVRTVLQPYEDGSPARIILSGPDVPVGAKAVTGLALALHEAATNAVKYGALSQTSGSISVTWSASGDDLHLEWEETGGPLIDTAPLARGFGSILTERSVTGELLGKIEHDWRRSGLRLKLSVPLERLAA from the coding sequence ATGGGCACGCTCATCTGTCTCCGCAACTGGTCCGACACGGGCCTAGGGCCGGTCTCGGGGTGGCCACAAAGCCTGAAGACCACGGTCGGAATACTGCTGCGCTCGCCACTCCCCATCGTGCTCCTGTGGGGACCGGACGGCGTCATGATCTACAATGACGCCTACTCGGACTTTGCAGGGGGACGCCATCCCCTCCTGTTCGGATCGAAAGTGCGAGAGGGCTGGCCTGAGGTCGCCGACTTCAACGACAACGTGATGAAGGTGGGCTTGAGTGGAGGAACACTCTCCTACCGCGACCAGGAACTCACGCTTCACCGTAAAGGCTTTCCCGAGCAAGTCTGGATGAACCTCGATTACAGCCCCGTGCTGGACGAGAACGGCCGTCCCGCTGGCGTCCTCGCCATTGTCGTGGAGACGACGCAGCGGGTTCTGACCGAGCGGGCACTAGCGAAAATGGAGGAGCGGCTTCGTCAAGCCCTGAATGCTTCCGGGATGGTGGGCACATTCGACTGGCATGTGCAGTCCGACACTTTTTTCGCCGATGCCCAGTTCGCAGAAATGTTCTCGGTCGATCCCGCCAAAGGGGACAAGGGCGCACCTTTGGCGGAGTACCTTGCGGGCATTCATCCTGAGGACGCAGAACGGGTCGCTAACGCAGTCAACCGCGCCGTCACCACCGGAGGAAGCTATGTTCAGGAATACCGGCTGCTGCGCAAGGACGGAAGTATCCGCTGGGTCGAGGCGCGTGGCGAGTGCTTGTCCGACCAGGATGGTGGGTCCTCACGCTTCGTCGGCGTGGTGGTGGACATAACGAGCCAGAAGAATGCGCAAGAGCGCCAACGGTTACTTGCCCGTGAGGCGGACCATCGGGTCAAAAACATCTTCGCCAATTTCCATTCGATGATTAGTCTGAGTGCCAGATCTGCCCGCACTCCCAAGGAAATGGCCGAAGCTCTTCGTGGTCGGCTGGACGCGCTGTTGCGGGCCAAGGACCTTATTCGACCCGGCATTATGGGTACGGAACACGCAAGCAAGCACACGACGGTGGATGCGCTGGTGCGCACAGTCTTGCAGCCCTATGAAGACGGCTCGCCCGCCCGCATCATCCTGAGCGGTCCCGATGTGCCTGTCGGGGCAAAGGCTGTGACTGGCCTTGCCCTCGCGTTGCATGAGGCTGCGACGAATGCGGTTAAGTACGGGGCGCTTTCGCAGACGAGCGGTTCAATCAGCGTTACATGGAGTGCGAGTGGTGACGACTTGCATCTTGAGTGGGAAGAAACCGGCGGCCCGTTGATCGACACCGCACCATTGGCTCGCGGCTTTGGCAGCATTCTTACCGAGCGCAGTGTGACCGGAGAATTGTTGGGCAAGATCGAGCACGACTGGCGGCGAAGTGGCCTTCGACTAAAGCTGAGCGTTCCGTTGGAACGCCTCGCGGCTTAA